The Burkholderia cepacia ATCC 25416 genome includes a window with the following:
- a CDS encoding TonB-dependent receptor: MIRRPKAAGKGGAMRRARRARHGGVMRGALLGPALGAIALFGLSTGGARAQQPADGTAATGGAMPPAAVAVAPQVPQVPQAPAVTLPTVVVVGTTPLLGIGTPLQKVPANVQTVRAAELDAQHRATLADFFAANLQSVTISEAQGNPYQTDVNYRGFTASPLLGTPQGLSVFVDGVRVNEPFGDVVNWDILPTQAIDRMQLIPGSNPVYGRNTLGGALAITTKNGKSNPGGEAEVSGGSWGRKTAAIEQGGTIGSNLDYYATANVANDGGWADHNASRVRQAFGKLRYTDSDTTLSISAGGADNALYGTQTIPRSFLDNRKQAYTYPDLNRNSAGYLTLSGDRFFGEHVELSGNAYYRHLRNTNISSNNNTDYGSVGDDGTVDAVQGTNAQSTIVTDSYGGSLQLTLLGKLGGMANQLIAGVAADVANSSYVASSQDAYFTDTRAAIGVGDFEPQTRAKTRNANLGVYLSDALSLTPHWTLTVSGRYDWSKAQIGDESGVQPLLDGNHTFSRFNPALGLNWNPVAGFTAYATYNEGMRSPTAIELACADPAAPCSLPNDFIADPALKPVISKTFEAGMRGRIGAATTWSAAAYRTTLTDDIQFISSPASAQGYFRNVGDTRRQGIELAGRTRFGPLGVGLSYSYVDATYRSSWTEHSPANSAADANGNVAVKPGDHIPGIPAHTVKLRLDYAATPRWDIGANVTWRSGVYARGDENNQDVNGRISGYVLVDLDMRYRITKRFEVFASVTNLFDKRYASFGVLGQNFFNGPNHTFDGANPVNEQFVGPGAPRGAWVGVRYAWD; encoded by the coding sequence ATGATCAGGAGGCCAAAGGCAGCCGGAAAGGGCGGCGCGATGCGACGCGCGCGTCGCGCGCGGCACGGTGGCGTGATGCGTGGCGCGCTTCTCGGGCCGGCCCTCGGCGCCATCGCGCTGTTCGGCCTGTCGACGGGCGGCGCGCGTGCGCAGCAGCCTGCGGACGGCACGGCCGCGACGGGCGGCGCCATGCCGCCGGCCGCCGTCGCGGTCGCGCCGCAAGTGCCGCAAGTGCCGCAAGCGCCGGCCGTCACATTGCCGACGGTGGTGGTCGTCGGCACGACGCCGCTGCTCGGGATCGGTACGCCGCTGCAGAAGGTGCCGGCAAACGTGCAGACGGTACGCGCGGCGGAACTCGATGCGCAGCACCGCGCGACGCTTGCCGACTTCTTCGCCGCGAACCTGCAGAGCGTGACGATCTCGGAGGCGCAGGGCAATCCGTACCAGACGGACGTCAACTATCGCGGCTTCACCGCATCGCCGCTGCTCGGTACGCCGCAGGGGCTGTCGGTGTTCGTCGACGGCGTGCGCGTGAACGAGCCGTTCGGCGACGTCGTGAACTGGGACATCCTGCCGACGCAGGCAATCGACCGGATGCAATTGATACCGGGCTCCAACCCGGTGTACGGACGCAATACGCTCGGCGGCGCACTGGCGATCACGACGAAGAACGGCAAGTCGAACCCGGGCGGAGAAGCCGAGGTGTCGGGCGGCTCGTGGGGCCGCAAGACGGCCGCCATCGAGCAGGGCGGCACGATCGGCTCGAACCTCGACTACTACGCGACGGCGAACGTCGCGAACGACGGCGGCTGGGCCGACCACAATGCGAGCCGCGTGCGGCAGGCGTTCGGCAAGCTGCGCTACACGGATTCGGACACGACGCTGTCGATTTCCGCCGGCGGCGCCGACAACGCGCTGTACGGCACCCAGACGATCCCGCGCTCGTTCCTCGACAACCGGAAGCAGGCGTACACCTATCCTGACCTGAACCGCAACAGTGCCGGCTACCTGACGCTGTCGGGCGATCGCTTCTTCGGCGAGCACGTCGAGCTGAGCGGCAATGCGTATTATCGGCACCTGCGCAACACCAACATCAGCAGCAACAACAATACCGATTACGGATCGGTCGGCGACGACGGCACGGTCGACGCGGTGCAGGGCACCAACGCGCAGTCGACGATCGTGACCGACAGCTACGGCGGCAGCCTGCAGCTCACGCTGCTCGGCAAGCTCGGCGGGATGGCGAACCAGCTGATCGCGGGCGTGGCGGCGGATGTCGCGAACTCGAGCTACGTCGCGTCGTCGCAGGACGCGTATTTCACCGACACGCGCGCGGCGATCGGCGTCGGCGATTTCGAGCCGCAGACCCGCGCGAAGACGCGCAATGCGAACCTCGGCGTGTACCTGAGCGATGCACTGTCGCTGACGCCGCACTGGACGCTGACGGTGTCGGGCCGCTACGACTGGTCGAAGGCGCAGATCGGCGACGAGAGCGGCGTGCAGCCGCTGCTCGACGGCAACCATACGTTCTCCCGGTTCAACCCGGCGCTCGGGCTCAACTGGAACCCGGTCGCGGGCTTCACCGCCTATGCGACGTACAACGAAGGGATGCGCTCGCCGACCGCGATCGAACTCGCATGCGCGGACCCGGCCGCGCCGTGCTCGCTGCCGAACGACTTCATCGCGGACCCGGCGCTCAAGCCGGTGATCTCGAAGACGTTCGAAGCCGGCATGCGCGGCCGCATCGGCGCCGCGACGACCTGGAGTGCCGCCGCCTACCGCACGACGCTGACCGACGACATCCAGTTCATCAGCAGCCCGGCAAGCGCGCAGGGGTATTTCCGCAACGTCGGCGATACGCGGCGGCAAGGCATCGAACTCGCGGGCCGCACGCGGTTCGGCCCGCTCGGTGTCGGGCTTTCGTACAGCTACGTCGATGCGACCTACCGGTCGTCGTGGACCGAGCATAGCCCGGCGAATTCGGCGGCCGACGCGAACGGCAACGTGGCCGTCAAGCCGGGGGACCATATCCCGGGCATTCCCGCGCACACGGTGAAGCTCCGGCTCGACTACGCGGCGACGCCCAGGTGGGATATCGGCGCGAACGTCACGTGGCGCAGCGGCGTGTATGCGCGCGGCGACGAGAACAACCAGGACGTGAACGGCAGGATTTCAGGCTACGTGCTCGTCGATCTCGACATGCGTTACAGGATCACGAAGCGCTTCGAAGTCTTCGCGAGCGTGACGAACCTGTTCGACAAGCGCTATGCGAGCTTCGGCGTGCTGGGCCAGAACTTCTTCAACGGGCCGAATCACACGTTCGACGGTGCGAATCCGGTCAACGAGCAGTTCGTCGGGCCGGGCGCGCCGCGCGGTGCGTGGGTCGGCGTGCGCTACGCGTGGGATTGA
- a CDS encoding MotA/TolQ/ExbB proton channel family protein, with the protein MTIYGIEHVWTQGDPMTRAVALLLVAMSIASWTVIVIKAIELVGIRRRAARAEARFRDAGGAAGAMHALGGQDRPFVDLVRAGQAAIAHHEASRHRLHDRIDASDWLSRSLKTSVDESAARMQRGLGVLASIGSTAPFVGLLGTVWGIYHALLSLGATGEASLDRVAGPVGEALVMTAFGLCVAIPAVLGYNTLVRLSRDIVARLNRFAHGLHLLLLTGSVPEPAGRPEPATRMPADLHPAADGARA; encoded by the coding sequence ATGACAATCTACGGAATCGAGCACGTATGGACGCAGGGCGACCCGATGACGCGCGCGGTCGCGCTGTTGCTCGTCGCGATGTCGATCGCATCGTGGACGGTGATCGTGATCAAGGCGATCGAACTCGTCGGCATCCGGCGCCGCGCGGCGCGCGCGGAAGCGCGCTTTCGGGACGCCGGCGGCGCGGCCGGCGCGATGCACGCGCTCGGAGGGCAGGACAGGCCGTTCGTCGATCTCGTTCGCGCGGGCCAGGCGGCGATCGCGCATCACGAAGCGAGCAGGCACCGGCTGCACGACCGGATCGACGCGAGCGACTGGCTGTCGCGCAGCCTGAAGACGTCGGTGGACGAATCCGCGGCGCGGATGCAGCGCGGGCTCGGCGTGCTCGCATCGATCGGCAGCACCGCACCGTTCGTCGGACTGCTGGGCACCGTCTGGGGGATCTATCACGCGCTGCTGTCGCTCGGCGCAACCGGCGAGGCGAGCCTCGACCGGGTAGCGGGGCCGGTCGGCGAGGCGCTGGTGATGACGGCATTCGGACTGTGCGTCGCCATCCCCGCCGTGCTCGGCTACAACACGCTGGTGCGGCTGTCGCGCGATATCGTTGCGCGGCTCAACCGCTTCGCGCACGGGCTGCATCTGTTGCTGCTGACCGGCAGCGTGCCCGAGCCCGCCGGCCGCCCTGAACCGGCGACCAGGATGCCGGCCGACCTGCACCCTGCCGCCGACGGAGCACGAGCATGA
- a CDS encoding energy transducer TonB, which translates to MSTAAFGTRQATGVRGAAGDRVRRRGTRVASVFAAVCVLHAALFVLLAHEQIVRREPLQRQVMVATLIAAAPEASTTAAAKAKPVAASRAVQEATSVPRSSAGSVSRTNRQVASGRPRPPAHDAPVPAPARPGPSSPAAAQRDTPRDDAAVRMPTQTQTQPESRSSSVSVPPRFVAHPDCALVKPDYPPQSLRLGEHGTVLVELETDAAGQIVAARVVTGSGYPRLDAAAREAVLASRCAPHVFDGAPVPTRARAPIAFNLDD; encoded by the coding sequence ATGAGCACCGCTGCCTTCGGAACGCGGCAGGCAACCGGCGTGCGTGGTGCCGCTGGCGATCGGGTACGCCGTCGCGGAACTCGCGTCGCGTCGGTCTTCGCTGCCGTATGCGTTCTGCATGCCGCCCTGTTCGTTCTGCTCGCACATGAGCAGATCGTACGACGCGAACCACTGCAACGGCAGGTGATGGTGGCGACGCTGATCGCGGCGGCGCCGGAGGCGTCGACGACGGCGGCCGCGAAGGCGAAGCCGGTTGCCGCGTCGCGCGCGGTGCAGGAGGCTACGTCCGTGCCCCGATCATCTGCGGGCAGTGTGTCGCGGACGAACCGGCAGGTCGCATCCGGCCGTCCCCGCCCGCCGGCGCATGACGCGCCTGTGCCGGCTCCGGCACGGCCAGGTCCGTCCTCGCCGGCCGCGGCGCAACGCGATACGCCGCGCGACGATGCGGCCGTACGAATGCCGACGCAGACGCAGACTCAACCCGAATCCCGATCGTCTTCCGTGTCGGTGCCACCGCGCTTCGTCGCGCATCCCGACTGCGCGCTGGTCAAACCCGACTACCCGCCGCAGTCGCTGCGGCTGGGCGAGCACGGCACCGTGCTCGTCGAACTGGAGACCGATGCGGCAGGGCAGATCGTCGCCGCGCGTGTCGTGACCGGCAGCGGTTATCCGCGTCTCGACGCGGCGGCGCGTGAAGCCGTACTGGCGAGCCGCTGCGCGCCGCATGTGTTCGACGGCGCGCCGGTGCCGACGCGGGCACGCGCGCCGATCGCGTTCAATCTCGACGACTGA
- a CDS encoding sigma-54-dependent Fis family transcriptional regulator, producing the protein MRDDVEQAAGSRAAHSAGWPAPSIQKAHERSETFGLQVSARPDYDVLSSAALVLKREQSRVLCAHAMPVMETLHEQIVNTQSMIVLTDAQGLILHSIGDDDFLRRAEKVALRPGANWAEDRQGTNAIGTALAELCPMVVHGDQHFLAANRFLTCSSVPILDPYGDAIGVLDVTGDHRSYHQHTMALAKMSVQMIENHLFTTTFQETLQVSFHGRPEFLGTLMEGIVAFTADGRFLSANRSAQFQLGMPLAALRAHTLSSLFDVTSAQLIDRMRASTDRHLMLNLGTGAVVCARVHFRRATLAEGSRPTDVHDAGAPAARANAVPAPAAGTSAGLSRLNYLDTGDPQVGCVIAKVRKVIGKDIPILITGETGTGKELLAQAIHNDSPRRDAPFVAVNCASIPETLIESELFGYEEGAFTGARRKGSIGKLLQANGGTLFLDEIGDMPYPLQVRLLRVLQERLVNPLGSTKTIAVDIAIICATHRDLRDMIAQNRFREDLYYRLNGLVVRLPPLRDRTDLAVVVQKMLQREAYAGPGRPPLSVAPDVMALFVRCAWPGNFRQLGNLLRTAAAMVDDDGEIRREHLPDDFFDDLRRDDTRAEPAAHDPSAAAWPADALPAGDARLQDVAASAIAAALARHGGNVSAAARALGVSRNTIYRKMPAADPQRQPSDES; encoded by the coding sequence ATGCGCGATGACGTAGAGCAGGCGGCCGGATCGCGGGCCGCGCATTCCGCCGGCTGGCCCGCGCCGTCGATCCAGAAAGCCCATGAGCGGTCCGAGACGTTCGGCCTGCAGGTCTCGGCACGCCCCGACTACGACGTGCTGTCGAGCGCGGCGCTGGTGCTCAAGCGCGAGCAGAGCCGCGTGCTGTGCGCGCATGCGATGCCGGTGATGGAGACGCTGCACGAGCAGATCGTCAACACGCAGAGCATGATCGTGCTGACCGATGCGCAGGGGTTGATCCTGCATTCGATCGGCGACGACGATTTCCTGCGCCGCGCGGAGAAGGTCGCGCTGCGCCCGGGCGCGAACTGGGCGGAGGACCGGCAGGGCACCAACGCGATCGGTACGGCGCTCGCCGAGCTGTGCCCGATGGTCGTTCACGGCGACCAGCACTTCCTCGCTGCGAACCGCTTCCTTACCTGTTCGAGCGTGCCGATCCTCGATCCGTACGGCGACGCGATCGGTGTACTCGACGTGACCGGCGACCACCGCAGCTACCACCAGCACACGATGGCGCTCGCGAAGATGTCGGTGCAGATGATCGAGAATCACCTGTTTACGACGACCTTTCAGGAGACGTTGCAGGTGTCGTTCCATGGCCGCCCCGAGTTCCTCGGCACGCTGATGGAGGGGATCGTCGCCTTCACCGCCGACGGCCGTTTCCTGTCGGCCAATCGCAGTGCGCAGTTCCAGCTCGGCATGCCGCTCGCCGCGCTGCGCGCGCATACGCTGTCGTCGCTGTTCGACGTCACGAGCGCACAGTTGATCGACCGCATGCGCGCGAGCACCGACCGGCACCTGATGCTGAACCTCGGCACCGGTGCGGTGGTCTGCGCGCGCGTGCATTTCCGGCGCGCGACGCTCGCCGAAGGCAGCCGGCCGACGGACGTTCACGACGCGGGTGCGCCGGCCGCGCGCGCGAACGCGGTGCCCGCGCCGGCAGCCGGCACGTCGGCCGGCCTGTCGCGGCTCAACTACCTCGACACCGGCGATCCGCAGGTTGGATGCGTGATCGCGAAGGTGCGCAAGGTGATCGGCAAGGACATCCCGATCCTGATCACCGGCGAGACCGGTACCGGCAAGGAGCTGCTCGCGCAGGCGATCCACAACGACTCGCCGCGGCGCGATGCGCCGTTCGTCGCGGTCAACTGCGCGTCGATTCCGGAGACGCTGATCGAGTCCGAGCTGTTCGGCTACGAAGAGGGCGCATTCACCGGCGCGCGCCGCAAGGGCTCGATCGGCAAGCTGCTGCAGGCGAACGGCGGCACGCTGTTTCTCGACGAGATCGGCGACATGCCGTATCCGCTGCAGGTGCGGCTGCTTCGCGTGCTGCAGGAGCGCCTCGTCAACCCGCTCGGATCGACGAAGACGATCGCCGTGGACATCGCGATCATCTGCGCGACGCACCGCGATTTGCGCGACATGATTGCGCAGAACCGCTTTCGCGAGGATCTGTACTACCGGCTGAACGGCCTCGTGGTGCGCCTGCCGCCGCTGCGCGACCGCACGGATCTCGCGGTGGTCGTGCAGAAGATGCTGCAACGGGAAGCCTATGCGGGCCCGGGCCGGCCGCCGCTGTCCGTCGCGCCGGACGTGATGGCGCTGTTCGTGCGCTGCGCGTGGCCCGGCAACTTCCGCCAGCTCGGCAACCTGCTGCGCACGGCGGCGGCGATGGTCGACGACGACGGCGAGATCCGGCGCGAGCACCTGCCGGACGATTTCTTCGACGACCTGCGCCGCGACGATACCCGGGCCGAGCCGGCCGCGCACGATCCGTCCGCCGCGGCATGGCCCGCGGACGCGCTCCCGGCAGGCGACGCGCGGTTGCAGGATGTCGCCGCGTCCGCGATTGCCGCTGCGCTCGCGCGCCACGGCGGCAACGTGTCCGCGGCGGCGCGCGCGCTCGGCGTGTCGCGCAACACGATCTACCGGAAGATGCCGGCCGCCGACCCGCAGCGCCAGCCGTCCGACGAAAGCTGA
- the pqqA gene encoding pyrroloquinoline quinone precursor peptide PqqA codes for MQWTTPSYTDLRFGFEITMYIANR; via the coding sequence ATGCAGTGGACCACCCCGTCTTACACCGACCTGCGTTTCGGCTTCGAAATCACGATGTACATCGCCAACCGCTGA
- the pqqE gene encoding pyrroloquinoline quinone biosynthesis protein PqqE, with product MAPDTSRPSAPLWLLAELTYRCPLHCAFCYNPVDFATHGAELDTDAWRTVISDARALGAAQIGFSGGEPLQRDDLETLVAHARGLGFYTNLITSGVGLNVARIERLKAAGLDHIQLSLQDSTRELNDFLTSTRTFELKRGVARLIKAHGYPMVLNCVLHRYNLPHVGQIIEMALDLGADYLELANTQYYGWAMVNRDQLMPTVEQVREAEETVNRYRKLIGERCKILFVVPDYFERRPKACMNGWGSVFLGVAPDGTALPCHAARSLPGLALPNVRDRSLKEIWYDSDAFNAYRGEDWMREPCRTCDERHVDHGGCRCQAYQLAGDPAQPDPVCEKSAHHGRVEQAVQFARRPAPRDEQPLVFRSKENSLAQCGAACDC from the coding sequence ATGGCTCCCGACACTTCCCGGCCGTCCGCGCCGCTGTGGCTGCTCGCGGAACTGACGTACCGATGCCCGCTGCACTGCGCGTTCTGCTACAACCCGGTCGATTTCGCGACGCACGGCGCGGAGCTCGACACCGATGCGTGGCGCACGGTCATCAGCGATGCGCGCGCGCTCGGCGCCGCGCAGATCGGTTTCTCGGGCGGCGAGCCGCTGCAGCGCGACGACCTCGAGACACTCGTCGCGCATGCGCGCGGGCTCGGCTTCTATACGAACCTGATCACGTCGGGCGTCGGTCTGAACGTCGCGCGCATCGAGCGGCTCAAGGCGGCCGGGCTCGACCATATCCAGTTGTCGCTGCAGGATTCGACGCGCGAGCTGAACGATTTCCTGACGAGCACGCGCACGTTCGAGCTGAAGCGCGGCGTCGCGCGGCTGATCAAGGCGCACGGCTACCCGATGGTGCTCAACTGCGTGCTGCATCGCTACAACCTGCCGCACGTCGGACAGATCATCGAGATGGCGCTCGACCTCGGCGCCGATTACCTCGAGCTCGCGAACACGCAGTACTACGGCTGGGCGATGGTGAACCGCGACCAGCTGATGCCGACCGTCGAGCAGGTGCGCGAGGCGGAGGAAACGGTCAACCGCTATCGCAAGCTGATCGGCGAGCGTTGCAAGATCCTGTTCGTCGTGCCCGACTATTTCGAGCGGCGCCCGAAAGCGTGCATGAACGGCTGGGGTTCGGTGTTTCTCGGCGTCGCGCCGGACGGCACCGCGCTGCCGTGTCATGCCGCGCGCTCGCTGCCGGGGCTCGCGCTGCCGAACGTGCGCGACCGGTCGCTGAAGGAAATCTGGTACGACAGCGACGCATTCAACGCGTATCGCGGCGAGGACTGGATGCGCGAGCCGTGCCGCACGTGCGACGAGCGGCATGTCGATCACGGCGGCTGCCGGTGCCAGGCGTACCAGTTGGCCGGCGACCCGGCGCAGCCCGATCCGGTGTGCGAGAAGTCCGCGCATCACGGCCGGGTCGAGCAGGCCGTGCAATTCGCGCGGCGACCCGCGCCGCGCGACGAACAGCCGCTGGTGTTCCGCAGCAAGGAGAATTCGCTCGCGCAGTGTGGAGCGGCCTGCGACTGCTGA
- the pqqB gene encoding pyrroloquinoline quinone biosynthesis protein PqqB, with product MKIKILGSGAGGGLPQWNCNCANCRRARSGSGHVLPRTQSSIAVSDDGIDWILVNASPDILSQLRADPELQPARAIRDSGIAAVVLCDAQIDHVTGLLMLRERSTPLPLYASAPVLDDLSTGLPLVPLLGHYCGVAAHTIVLGEPFTVPAASGVRFTAIPVDSKAPPYSPRRASAAPGDNIALSIEDVASGRRAFYAPGLAAVTDDVRAAMDGADLVLVDGTFWSGTEMIDLGLSRKHAADMGHLAQCAEHGRPGMIDWLDTLPARTRKVLTHINNTNPILDPHSVEHAHLRAHGIDVAHDGMQFQV from the coding sequence ATGAAGATCAAGATACTCGGCTCGGGAGCCGGCGGCGGCCTGCCGCAATGGAACTGCAATTGCGCGAACTGTCGCCGCGCGCGCAGCGGAAGCGGCCACGTGCTGCCTCGCACACAGTCGTCGATCGCGGTCAGCGACGACGGCATCGACTGGATCCTCGTCAACGCGTCGCCCGACATCCTTTCCCAGTTGCGCGCGGATCCGGAGTTGCAGCCGGCACGCGCGATTCGCGACAGCGGCATCGCCGCCGTCGTGCTGTGCGACGCGCAGATCGATCACGTGACGGGCCTGCTGATGCTGCGCGAGCGCTCGACGCCGCTGCCGCTCTACGCGAGCGCGCCGGTGCTCGACGACCTGTCGACCGGCTTGCCGCTCGTGCCGCTGCTCGGCCATTACTGCGGCGTCGCCGCGCATACGATCGTGCTCGGCGAGCCGTTCACGGTGCCGGCGGCGAGCGGGGTCCGCTTTACCGCGATTCCCGTCGACAGCAAGGCGCCGCCTTATTCGCCGCGGCGTGCGTCGGCCGCACCCGGCGACAACATCGCGCTGTCGATCGAAGATGTCGCGAGCGGCCGGCGCGCGTTCTATGCGCCGGGGCTCGCGGCCGTCACCGACGACGTGCGCGCGGCGATGGACGGCGCCGATCTCGTGCTGGTGGACGGCACGTTCTGGAGCGGCACCGAGATGATCGACCTCGGCCTGTCGCGCAAGCACGCGGCCGACATGGGGCATCTCGCGCAATGCGCGGAGCACGGGCGGCCCGGCATGATCGACTGGCTCGACACGCTGCCCGCGCGCACGCGCAAGGTGCTCACGCACATCAACAACACGAATCCGATTCTCGATCCGCATTCCGTCGAGCACGCGCACCTGCGCGCGCATGGCATCGACGTCGCGCACGACGGCATGCAATTCCAGGTCTGA
- a CDS encoding ExbD/TolR family protein, giving the protein MNAGPDDAPEGNALAAEINMTPLIDVMLVLLVVFMVTLPVLHHAARVALPQAASPREDTSVPHVDVSIDAGGGVSWNAQPVSETGLAARLAAAARTAPQPEVRLSADRAARYDSVAKLLAAAQAAGLTKVGFVTAPARGR; this is encoded by the coding sequence ATGAACGCCGGCCCGGACGACGCGCCCGAAGGGAATGCGCTGGCAGCCGAGATCAACATGACACCGCTGATCGACGTGATGCTCGTGCTGCTGGTGGTGTTCATGGTGACGCTGCCGGTGCTGCATCACGCCGCGCGCGTTGCATTGCCGCAGGCGGCGAGCCCGCGCGAGGATACGAGCGTGCCGCATGTGGATGTCTCGATCGATGCGGGCGGCGGCGTGAGCTGGAACGCGCAGCCGGTGTCCGAAACCGGGCTGGCGGCGCGTCTCGCGGCGGCGGCCCGCACCGCGCCTCAACCGGAAGTGCGCCTGTCCGCCGATCGCGCGGCCCGCTACGACAGCGTCGCAAAACTGCTTGCGGCCGCACAGGCGGCCGGTCTCACGAAAGTCGGCTTCGTTACCGCGCCCGCTCGCGGCCGATAG
- a CDS encoding alpha/beta fold hydrolase, protein MPAQIRTLSRSRPASPASPSTPAAPVRGRLHRDAQSIAFSVAGAAHGHPVVVLHGGPGSGSQAGILRLFDLTRMRVVLVDQRGAGASAPRGGTRHNDTARLIDDLEAVRAQLGIARWGVVGGSWGAALALAYAGTHPAQVTGVVLRGLFLTSRREVRRLFTTSRTRAPREWQRLYAAAGCSQPDRLLSCCARRLQPGAGAARQRAVALAWHAYENAILASPNPRRSPADAIRSHKTVARLIDKYRIQAHYLRHDCWLGERRVLALARRAAQAGVPLFAAHGMHDPVCPAANVARLARAVPAAAIEHVSAGHLASDPALARSIARAVAAMFAAAPLARPGPSRTS, encoded by the coding sequence ATGCCTGCCCAGATTCGCACCCTATCCCGATCCCGACCCGCGTCGCCGGCGTCACCATCCACGCCCGCCGCGCCCGTTCGCGGACGCTTGCACCGCGACGCGCAATCGATCGCGTTCTCCGTCGCCGGCGCGGCGCACGGCCATCCGGTCGTGGTGCTGCACGGCGGGCCGGGCAGCGGCAGCCAGGCCGGCATCCTGCGGCTGTTCGACCTGACGCGGATGCGCGTCGTGCTCGTCGACCAGCGCGGCGCGGGCGCGTCGGCGCCACGCGGCGGCACACGCCACAACGACACCGCGCGGTTGATCGACGATCTCGAAGCGGTGCGCGCGCAGCTCGGCATCGCGCGCTGGGGCGTCGTCGGCGGCTCGTGGGGCGCGGCGCTCGCGCTTGCATACGCGGGCACACATCCCGCACAGGTCACCGGCGTCGTGCTGCGCGGGCTGTTCCTGACGTCGCGACGCGAAGTCCGCCGGTTGTTCACGACGTCGCGAACGCGCGCGCCCCGCGAATGGCAACGCCTGTACGCGGCGGCCGGCTGCAGCCAGCCGGATCGCCTGCTGTCGTGCTGCGCGCGGCGGCTGCAACCCGGCGCGGGCGCGGCCCGGCAGCGAGCGGTGGCGCTTGCGTGGCACGCGTACGAGAACGCCATCCTCGCATCGCCGAACCCGCGCCGCTCGCCTGCGGATGCGATCCGCTCGCACAAGACCGTCGCCCGGCTGATCGACAAGTACCGGATCCAGGCGCACTACCTGCGACACGACTGCTGGCTCGGCGAGCGCCGCGTGCTCGCGCTCGCGCGCCGGGCGGCGCAGGCTGGCGTGCCGCTGTTCGCCGCGCACGGAATGCACGATCCCGTCTGTCCGGCCGCCAACGTCGCCCGCCTCGCGCGTGCCGTGCCCGCGGCCGCGATCGAACACGTGAGCGCCGGGCACCTCGCAAGCGACCCGGCATTGGCGCGCAGCATCGCGCGCGCCGTGGCCGCGATGTTCGCGGCGGCACCGCTCGCCCGACCGGGCCCGTCGCGCACATCTTGA
- the pqqD gene encoding pyrroloquinoline quinone biosynthesis peptide chaperone PqqD, whose translation MNAIEAASGVPLRPCLRGMYRLQWEAAQDAYVLLYPEGMVKLNPSAGEILARCDGTRELDDIIGELERLFSQSDLATDVYRFLDHARLRGWLD comes from the coding sequence ATGAACGCGATCGAAGCTGCCAGCGGCGTGCCGCTGCGCCCCTGCCTCAGGGGCATGTACCGCCTGCAATGGGAGGCGGCCCAGGATGCATACGTGCTCCTCTATCCGGAAGGAATGGTCAAACTGAACCCGAGTGCCGGCGAGATCCTCGCGCGTTGCGACGGCACGCGCGAGCTGGACGACATCATCGGCGAACTCGAGCGCCTGTTCAGCCAGTCGGACCTCGCGACCGACGTGTACCGTTTCCTCGATCATGCGCGACTGCGCGGCTGGCTCGACTGA
- the pqqC gene encoding pyrroloquinoline-quinone synthase PqqC has translation MNAPIPATALHPTPWSATEFEARLHALESRYHIHHPFNRRLNSGACSPTQIRGWVANRFYYQINIPLKDAAILSNCPDRDTRRRWIQRLIDHDGQGDNEGGIEAWVRLGEACGLSRAELWSLEHVLPGVRFAVDAYVNFARRAPWQEAVCSSLTEMFAPQIHLDRLAGWPSHYPWIEPDGLHYFRSRVPLAQRDVEHGLAVTLQHFTTPDAQQRALGILQFKLDILWSMLDAVEKAYPQ, from the coding sequence ATGAACGCACCGATTCCCGCTACGGCATTGCATCCGACGCCCTGGAGCGCGACCGAATTCGAGGCGCGCTTGCACGCGCTCGAATCGCGCTATCACATCCATCACCCGTTCAACCGCCGGCTCAACAGCGGTGCCTGTTCGCCCACGCAGATCCGCGGCTGGGTCGCGAACCGCTTCTACTACCAGATCAACATCCCGCTCAAGGATGCGGCGATCCTGTCGAACTGCCCCGACCGCGACACGCGGCGCCGCTGGATCCAGCGGCTGATCGACCACGACGGGCAGGGCGACAACGAAGGCGGCATCGAGGCATGGGTGCGGCTCGGCGAGGCGTGCGGTCTCTCGCGTGCCGAACTGTGGTCGCTCGAGCACGTGCTGCCCGGCGTGCGTTTCGCGGTGGACGCATATGTGAATTTCGCGCGGCGCGCGCCATGGCAGGAAGCCGTGTGCTCGTCGCTGACCGAGATGTTCGCGCCGCAGATCCATCTCGACCGGCTCGCGGGCTGGCCGTCGCATTACCCGTGGATCGAGCCGGACGGGTTGCATTACTTCCGCAGCCGCGTGCCGCTTGCGCAGCGCGACGTCGAGCACGGGCTTGCGGTGACGCTGCAGCACTTCACGACGCCGGATGCGCAGCAGCGTGCGCTCGGCATCCTGCAATTCAAGCTCGACATCCTGTGGTCGATGCTCGACGCCGTCGAAAAGGCCTACCCGCAATGA